Proteins encoded by one window of Fusarium graminearum PH-1 chromosome 1, whole genome shotgun sequence:
- a CDS encoding mRNA 3'-end-processing protein yth-1, whose protein sequence is MPSAVESPADAILNHSATSYNFRFSPFLRQTYQVGLSPDRPVCKAFQSGHCPNGTRCPERHVSDSKTSQPTGGLNSLVCKHWLRGLCKKGEHCEFLHEYNLRKMPECNFFMRNGYCSNGDECLYLHIDPQSRLPPCPHYDMGFCPLGPNCSKKHVRRKLCVFYLAGFCPDGPDCKEGAHPKWSKDLEKPTLKSEEKKDEEMRVEFSQDDMDRQRDQQRDRDRDDGGRHRGGHGGHGGHGGRGKWRGRGRYRARGH, encoded by the coding sequence ATGCCCTCCGCCGTCGAATCTCCCGCCGATGCCATCCTCAATCACTCTGCAACGTCCTACAACTTCCGCTTCTCACCCTTCCTCCGACAAACCTACCAAGTCGGCCTCTCCCCCGATCGACCAGTATGCAAAGCCTTCCAGTCCGGCCATTGCCCGAATGGTACGCGATGCCCTGAACGACACGTTTCCGACTCTAAGACGTCGCAACCGACTGGCGGTCTCAACTCGCTCGTGTGCAAACATTGGCTGCGCGGCTTGTGCAAAAAGGGCGAGCACTGCGAGTTCCTTCACGAGTATAACCTACGAAAGATGCCTGAGTGTAACTTTTTCATGAGAAATGGATACTGCTCCAATGGCGACGAGTGCCTATATCTTCACATCGATCCTCAAAGTCGACTTCCGCCTTGTCCTCACTACGATATGGGATTCTGTCCCCTCGGCCCCAACTGTTCTAAAAAGCACGTGCGTAGGAAGCTCTGTGTCTTTTATCTAGCTGGTTTCTGTCCTGATGGACCGGATTGCAAAGAGGGCGCTCATCCTAAATGGTCaaaggatcttgagaagccAACCCTCAAGtcggaagaaaagaaggacgaggagATGAGAGTGGAATTTTCCCAGGACGACATGGACAGACAGCGCGACCaacaaagagacagagatcGGGATGATGGAGGAAGACACCGAGGAGGTCACGGTGGCCATGGAGGACATGGTGGCAGAGGAAaatggcgaggaagaggtaGATACCGTGCTAGAGGCCACTAA